A DNA window from Ctenopharyngodon idella isolate HZGC_01 chromosome 8, HZGC01, whole genome shotgun sequence contains the following coding sequences:
- the nkain5 gene encoding sodium/potassium-transporting ATPase subunit beta-1-interacting protein 3, with amino-acid sequence MGCCSGRCMLMFFCALQLITVVERQVFDFLGYQWAPILVNFLHVIVVILGLFGTVQYKPRYVVLYIVWTVFWVTWNIFICCLYLDLGGLSKDSDYLSLGLSSHRSWWKDNGPGCENRNLPTTRWQHLDSPALVSELSCLLEYQYIEVMHSALQLFISALGFVFACYIVSIFNEEEDTYLYK; translated from the exons ATGGGGTGCTGCTCGGGGAGGTGCATGTTGATGTTCTTCTGCGCTCTTCAACTG aTCACTGTTGTGGAGAGACAGGTGTTTGATTTTCTAGGTTACCAGTGGGCACCCATCCTTGTCAACTTCCTGCACGTCATTGTGGTGATATTGGGCTTGTTTGGGACAGTCCAGTATAAGCCCCGTTATGTAGTTTTG tATATAGTCTGGACCGTGTTTTGGGTGACTTGGAATATCTTTATCTGTTGCCTTTATCTAGACCTCGGAGGGCTTTCAAAG GACAGTGATTATCTGTCACTGGGACTTTCATCTCACCGTTCATGGTGGAAGGACAATGGTCCAGGCTGTGAGAACAGAAACCTCCcgaccactagatggcagcattTGGACAGTCCTGCTCTGGTCTCCGAACTGAGCTGCTTGTTAGAGTATCAGTACATCGAGGTTATGCACAGCGCCCTGCAACTGTTCATTTCT GCCCTGGGATTTGTATTTGCCTGCTACATCGTCAGCATCTTCAATGAAGAGGAAGACACAT ATTTGTATAAGTGA
- the ythdf1 gene encoding YTH domain-containing family protein 1, whose translation MSTTSIDPQTSKGQDAKVQNGSLHQKETVHDNDFEPYLTGQSNPNNSYQSMTDPYLSSYYAPSIGFPYPLSEAPWSTGGDPPIPYLTPYAPLSNGDHHFMHDTVFGQPGGLGSSIYPHRFNFFPENPAFSAWGTSGSQGQQTQSSAYGGSYSYPPSSLGGTLVPDGQTGFPSDTLNKAPGMNSLEQGMVGLKIGGDVTGGGSGVKTVGSVIGGGPVAAVATGNGGTPIGLPPPKPTSWAAIASKPAKPQQLKVKSKPGMPMAGGTLPPPPIKHNMDIGTWDNKGPVTKVASPLPPHHQQQPPLHSQGHLPPHPHGLPPPPQPPMPSAQSLAQQMAMQGPPPPQPYQNHNPAPPPQTRWVAPRNRNPGYGGGGSVDSSGSSSGGGVGNGGGGGLPGSGGGESHPVLEKLRAAHSYNPKDFDWNLKNGRVFIIKSYSEDDIHRSIKYSIWCSTEHGNKRLDSAFRAINGKGPVYLLFSVNGSGHFCGVAEMRSPVDYGTSAGVWAQDKWKGKFDVDWLFVKDVPNSQLRHIRLENNDNKPVTNSRDTQEVPLEKAKQVLKIIATYKHTTSIFDDFSHYEKRQEEEEVVRKNLEPAPLQNRSRLDQERQNRNKQ comes from the exons ATGTCTACCACCAGTATTGACCCACAG ACATCCAAAGGGCAAGACGCTAAAG TGCAAAATGGCTCTCTACATCAGAAGGAAACGGTCCACGACAATGACTTTGAACCTTACCTCACTGGCCAGTCTAATCCG AATAACAGTTACCAATCCATGACCGACCCATACTTGTCTAGCTACTATGCCCCTTCGATTGGGTTCCCGTACCCCCTCAGCGAGGCCCCCTGGTCCACGGGTGGAGACCCACCGATCCCTTACCTCACTCCGTACGCCCCCCTCAGCAATGGAGACCATCACTTCATGCATGACACTGTGTTTGGACAGCCTGGGGGTCTGGGCAGTAGCATCTATCCACACCGCTTTAACTTTTTCCCTGAAAATCCCGCGTTTTCCGCCTGGGGTACGAGTGGCTCCCAGGGCCAGCAGACTCAGAGTTCTGCGTACGGGGGCAGTTACAGTTACCCACCTAGTTCTTTAGGTGGCACACTGGTGCCCGATGGGCAAACAGGCTTCCCCAGTGACACCTTGAATAAGGCGCCAGGTATGAATAGCTTAGAGCAGGGCATGGTGGGGCTGAAGATTGGTGGCGACGTGACTGGAGGTGGTTCTGGAGTGAAGACGGTGGGCTCGGTTATCGGAGGAGGGCCAGTGGCGGCAGTGGCCACGGGTAACGGTGGGACTCCTATCGGGCTACCGCCTCCCAAACCCACATCCTGGGCGGCCATCGCTAGCAAACCAGCCAAGCCTCAGCAACTGAAGGTGAAGAGCAAGCCGGGGATGCCCATGGCTGGAGGCACCCTGCCCCCGCCGCCCATCAAACACAACATGGACATTGGCACTTGGGATAATAAGGGGCCTGTGACTAAAGTTGCCTCGCCACTGCCGCCccaccaccagcagcagcctCCCCTCCACTCCCAGGGTCACCTTCCGCCTCACCCTCACGGGCTGCCGCCCCCGCCTCAGCCCCCCATGCCTTCTGCCCAATCACTTGCCCAGCAGATGGCGATGCAGGGCCCGCCCCCTCCGCAGCCTTACCAGAACCACAACCCTGCTCCTCCCCCTCAAACCCGGTGGGTTGCCCCTCGTAACCGCAACCCCGGTTATGGTGGGGGCGGCAGCGTGGACAGCAGCGGCTCCTCGAGCGGCGGAGGGGTCGGTAACGGTGGCGGAGGCGGCCTTCCGGGCTCCGGTGGCGGCGAGTCCCACCCGGTCCTGGAAAAGCTGCGTGCGGCACACAGCTACAACCCCAAGGACTTCGATTGGAACCTGAAAAACGGCCGGGTGTTCATCATTAAGAGCTACTCTGAGGACGACATCCACCGCTCCATCAAGTACTCCATCTGGTGCAGCACGGAACATGGTAACAAACGGCTGGATTCGGCCTTTCGGGCCATCAACGGCAAGGGTCCCGTCTACCTGCTGTTCAGCGTCAATGGCAGCGGACACTTCTGCGGCGTGGCGGAGATGCGCTCGCCTGTAGACTACGGCACCAGCGCAGGTGTTTGGGCGCAGGACAAGTGGAAGGGCAAATTCGATGTGGACTGGCTGTTTGTTAAAGACGTGCCCAACAGCCAGCTCAGGCACATCCGCCTGGAGAACAATGACAACAAGCCCGTGACCAACTCCCGTGACACGCAGGAGGTGCCACTGGAGAAGGCCAAGCAGGTGCTGAAGATCATCGCTACCTACAAACACACCACCTCCATCTTCGATGACTTCTCACACTACGAGAAACggcaggaggaggaagaggtgGTAAGAAAG AACCTAGAGCCTGCTCCTCTCCAGAACCGATCCCGACTGGATCAA gAACGCCAGAACCGAAATAAACAATAG
- the gid8a gene encoding glucose-induced degradation protein 8-A homolog, translated as MMSYSEKPEDITKEEWMDKLNNVHIQRADMNRLIMNYLVTEGFKEAAEKFRMESGIEPNVDLDSLDERIKIREMVLKGQIQEAIALINSLHPELLDTNRYLYFHLQQQHLIELIRLRETEAALEFAQSQLAEQGEESRECLTEMERTLALLAFDNPEESPFGDLLNMMQRQKVWSEVNQAVLDYENRESTPKLAKLLKLLLWAQNELDQKKVKYSRMTDLSKGTIEDPK; from the exons ATGATGAGTTATTCAGAAAAGCCTGAGGATATTACAAAGGAGGAATGGATGGATAAACTGAATAATGTGCACATTCAGAGGGCGGATATGAACAGGCTTATCATGAACTATCTAGTAACAG AGGGATTTAAAGAGGCTGCAGAGAAGTTCCGTATGGAATCCGGGATTGAACCGAACGTGGATCTGGACTCTCTTGACGAGAGGATAAAGATCAGGGAAATGGTTCTGAAAGGTCAGATCCAGGAAGCCATTGCTCTAATTAACAGCCTTCACCCCGAGCTCCTTGACACCAATCGATACCTCTACTTTCACCTTCAG CAGCAGCATCTGATTGAGCTCATCCGTTTGCGGGAAACTGAGGCAGCGCTGGAGTTTGCGCAGTCACAGCTGGCCGAACAGGGAGAGGAGAGCAGAGAATGTCTTACTGAGATGGAGCGGACCCTAGCACTGCTCGCCTTCGACAACCCAGAAGAATCGCCGTTTGGAGACCTGCTCAACATGATGCAGAGGCAGAAg GTGTGGAGCGAGGTGAACCAGGCTGTTCTAGACTATGAGAACAGGGAATCTACTCCAAAATTAGCAAAGCTGCTGAAACTTTTACTGTGGGCTCAGAATGAACTGGACCAGAAAAAAGTGAAATACTCCAGAATGACAGACCTTAGCAAGGGCACCATTGAGGACCCCAAGTAG
- the slc17a9a gene encoding solute carrier family 17 member 9 isoform X2 — protein MAAEQETDHSNPPVDLVKTPFINVCHTSGLKLTQINDKTTTLWPRPLAQIWTLMLLLVTCFLYWSRMAMPICAVTMAKEFGWSKTETGMVLGAYFWGYCFTQVLGGHASDRIGGERVLLLSTPSWAVMTAITPLLANIGLRPLVTMTVTRFLLGAMQGVHYPSLVSVCAQRVTEGERGFSMSTLACGCYLGMTLVGGVGSLMLDWFGWESVFYGAGFLAICWTFCVWKCLHQDQQQLRA, from the exons ATGGCTGCTGAGCAAGAAACGGATCATTCCAACCCACCTGTGGACTTGGTGAAAACACCTTTCATAAACGTGTGCCACACGTCCGGGTTAAAGTTAACCCAAATCAACGACAAGACAACAACATTATGGCCAAG GCCACTGGCTCAGATATGGACCCTGATGCTGCTGTTGGTCACATGTTTTCTCTACTGGTCACGGATGGCCATGCCAATCTGTGCCGTCACCATGGCAAAAGAATTTGGATGGAGCAAGACTGAGACTGGCATGGTGCTGGGTGCTTATTTCTGGGGTTACTGTTTTACTCAGGTCCTTGGTGGCCATGCCAGTGATag GATAGGAGGAGAGAGAGTACTGCTGCTGTCCACCCCCTCCTGGGCCGTGATGACAGCTATCACACCGCTTCTGGCCAACATTGGTCTCCGACCTCTTGTTACCATGACAGTGACCAGGTTTTTACTGGGTGCAATGCAAG GGGTTCACTACCCTTCTCTCGTCAGTGTCTGTGCTCAGCGTGTGACGGAGGGAGAGAGAGGTTTTTCAATGAGCACTCTGGCATGTGGGTGCTACCTAGG gaTGACACTGGTTGGAGGTGTGGGTTCCCTGATGCTGGACTGGTTTGGATGGGAAAGTGTGTTTTATGGAGCTGGTTTCCTTGCTATTTGCTGGACCTTTTGTGTATGGAAATGTCTTCACCAAG